The genomic segment CATCGGAAAGCTGACACCAAAGTTCACCTTGCAGAACTTGGCAATGTCGGCGTCGTCGGCATACTCCTGCCCGCCAAACTGGTCGCTGGGCACGCCAATGACGGTGAAGCCGCGTTTGCGGAAGCGCTGATGCAGGGTTTCCAGCCCGTCGTACTGTGAGGTGAAGCCGCACTGGCTGGCGGTGTTGACCACCAGCACCACATCACCCAGATGGCGGCACAGCGACACCGGTTCGTCGGTGAGCAGGGGTTGCAGGTCGCTGGCCAGCGGCGTGTCGGCACAGTCGGCCTGTTCGGCGGCCCGTGACGCATTCGAGGTCAAGCCCAGTGCCATCAGGATGCCCAGCCAGACGAGACGATTGAGGGATTTTATGTCCATGCTCCATGGCGTTAGAGGGTCAGACTGCCTGCGAGTTGGGCTTTTGGCCAATCGTCGTTGAAAATGGCGCATGCAGATCGGTCCCTACACGCTGAATGGTCAGGTGATGCTCGCGCCGATGGCGGGGGTCACCGACCGTCCGTTTCGCCAGTTGGCGCGGCATTTCGGCGCCGCCTTGGCGACCTCGGAGATGACCAGCGCCGACCCGACGCTGTGGCAGACCGAGAAGTCGCGCCTGCGCCGCGACCACGAAGGCGAGGCCGGCCCCATCAGCGTGCAGATTGCCGGCTACTGCCCCGACATGCTCGCCGAGGCGGCGCGCTTCAATGTCGATCACGGCGCGCAGATCATCGACATCAACCTCGGCTGCCCGGCGAAGAAAGTCTGCCGGGTGGACGCGGGCTCGGCGCTGATGCGGGATCCGGCCCTGGTGCGCGCCATCTGCGAGGCCGTCGTCGCGGCCGTGCCGGTGCCGGTGACCTTGAAGATGCGCACCGGCTATTGCCCGCAGCAGAAGAACGCTTTGGCCCTGGCGCTGATGGCCGAGGCGTCGGGCATTCAGGCACTCGCCATTCACGGCCGCACCCGCGACCAGCAATACAACGGCGCCGCCGAACACGAGACCGTGGCACTGATCAAATCGCAGGTCGACATTCCGGTGATCGCCAATGGCGACCTCGACACGCCGCAGCGCTGCGACCAGGTGCTGCGCGCCACCGGCTGCGACGCGGTGATGCTCGGCCGCGCGGCGCAGGGTCGCCCATGGATCTTTGCCGAGATCAATCATTTTCTGGCCACCGGCGTGCAGGTGCCGCCGCCGGATGTGTCCACGCTGGCCGCGGCTTTTCTGGGCCATCTCGACGCGCTCTATGCCTTTTATGGCGAGCCACGCGGCGTGCGCGTGGCGCGCAAGCACATCGGCTGGACCTGCCGCAGCCTGCCGCGTGGTGAGACGTTCTGGCAGGCGGTGCGGACGCTGGATGACGCCGCACAGCAGCGCGCCACGGTGGAGGACTTCTTCAAACAGGCCTGCACGCTGGCACCCACCAGGATGGCCGCCTGACGCGCTGCGGCGCGATGTCGGAGTTCCTTGACACCGTGACAGAGATTGATGTCATAGTTCCTGCGGTTCTGCGCTGACACCGGAATGCCCCCCAGTTGCCATAACGGGCATCGTCTTCGCGAAACGCCGTGGGCAGCCTTGCGGCTGTCGGCAAACGTTAACCGGGTCTGCAAGCGAGGCAGGCCGGTCTACATGTGGGGGAGCGCAGTGCGATTGACCACTTTGAAATACGCGGTGGCGGCGTCAGCCATGCTGGCGGCGCAGTCGGCTGCGGCGCTCACGTTTGATCTCGACTGGGCGCCGGGCCTGGTGCTCGACTGGGACAACAAGCTGGCGCTGGGCGCGCAGTGGCGCGTGTCGGAGCGCAATGACAACTTCATCGGCAAGTCCAACCTCGATCCGGACTTGTGCGCGCCGGACGCGTGCATCTCGCTCAACCGCAACAACCTTGAACCGCACGAACGCTGGATGGCCGCGCCGGGCGCGTCGTGGCAGATCGGCGATGAAGCCAACCTCACCCACGACCAGGGCGACATCACCAGTGCGGTCAGCCGCTGGCGCTCGCACCTCAATCTGAAAAGCGACGACGGACGCTGGGGCGTCAATCTGGGTTGGCAGGTGTTCTACGATCGCATTCTGGACCGGGTTGATCTGGCCCAGCCCAACCTGATTGTCGAAGAAGGCCCGGCGCCGGGCATTGCCACCACGTTGCGCGTGCCGCGCACGGCGCAGCGTGACAACGGGCGGCAGTTCGACCTACGCGAGGCCAATGTGTATTTCAGGGTGCCGTCGTTCAACGAAGGCGAGATCGACGTGCGCATTGGGCGCCAGCACCTCAACTGGGGCGAGGCGTTGTTTGCCATTTCGGGCACGCTGAACTTCGTCACCCCGGTGAACTTCAACAACTTCTTTCGCCCGACGATGGACCTCGACGAGGCCGTCGATCCGGTGGCGATGATCACCGCGTCAACGGCGCTGACCGATGGCCTGTCGGTGGAGGCGTTCTACCAGCTCGAATGGCGCCCTTACACCTTGCCCTCGCGCGGTTCGCTGGGCTCGTTCATCGTCGATCTGGGCACCGACCCGGAGAACCGCGGCGCGCTCACCGATGATTCGTTTCCGCTGCCCTTCGGCAAGACGCCGGAAGACCCCCAGCAACTGCAGCGCGAACTGACGCCAGTGGTCGGGCTGATCAGCGATTCGGCAGCGTCCATCCCGCGGCTGGGCAATGCCGAGCCACGCAGCAGCGGCCAGTACGGCGTCAAGCTGACCTACTTCACCGATAACGTGCTGGGCGGCACCGAGTTCAGCGCCTTTTTCGCCAACTACCATGCGCGCCTGCCGACGGCGAGCTTTTTGGCTGCCGACGCCACCTGTGCGGCGAGTGAGTCCAGCGCCACCGGCCAGGACGCGGCCGCCGGGATTTTCCCGCTGGGACTGATCAATTTCTTGAATGCCTGCGGTCGCTCGGTCGCCAACCCGACCGACCTGATTTCACTGTTGCAAAGCCTGGCGGGCGATGACCCCAGCCTGGTCGGTGAGGGCTTTGATGCCTTGCCGATATCGACGGCGCGGGTGTTCCTCGAATACCCCGAAGACATCCAGGTGTTCGGTCTGGGCTTCAACACCGCGGCGCTGGGCCTGAGCTGGACCGGCGAGTTGGCCTTCCGGCCCGATCACCCGTTCCAGGTCGACCTTGAAGACGTGTTTTTCACCGCGCTGCAACCGGTGTTTCCGCGTGACGAACTGGCGCTGTTCCCCGAAGAGGCGTCGGCACTTGACCCCATCCTCAGCCTGCTGGCACCGGCCTTCGGCCTGCCACTGGACCAGTTTGCCGGGGCCACCTTCACCGACCGCCGCAATGCGTTGCCCGACTACCTGACCGCCTATCGCGGCGGCACGCCGGGCGAGGTCGAGCCGGGTTCGTACATTCGGGGCTACGAAGAGTTTGACTACTGGCAGGCGAGTGTCGGCGGCACTTTCATCTTCGGCACCGAGCGTCGCTATGTGGGCGCCGACCAGATGGCGTTGATTTTTGAAGCGGGGGCGACGTACGTGCCCGGCCTGCCGCGCCTTGACCAGTTGCAGCTCGACAGCCTGGCCACCACCAACACCCACTTTTCGCCCGGCATTGAAGAGACCCGCGACGCGCTCAAGCTCAACCCCTTCCAGAACGCTGGAAACGGCTTTCCGACGCGTTTTGCCTGGGGCTACAAGGTGGCGGCGATCTGGAGCTACGACAACCTTTGGCTCGACGGACTGCGGCTGCGGCCGCAGGTGATTCTGTTCCACGACGTGAGCGGCATCACCCCGGGACTGGGGGGCAATTACCAGCAGGGGCGCAAGATCGCGCTCGCCGGGCTCAACTTCAATTTCCGCAACACCTGGAGCTTCTCGGTCGACCAGTTCATTTTCTTTGGCGGCGGTGATGGCAACCGCCTCCGCGACCGGGATTTCGTCAATGTCGCAATTGCTTACCAGTTCTAGGCGGCCAGGCCGCCGTCTCAGCAGCGCGCGCAGGCAGCGCGGCGGGCTGCTGTTCTGGGCGTTGGTGGTGTTGGTCGGGGCCGCCGTCGGCGCAGCGCTGGTCTTTCATTTCGTCATCCGCCATCTGCAAGCGCAGTTGCTGGTGACCAACGAAACCTTGATGGCCTATGTCGACCAGCCGCTGGAGATCGAGGCCAGCGTGCTCAACCAGCTCGACATCCGGCTCGACGAGACGGTCAGCACCCGGGTGCCGGTCGACACGCTGCTGAGCGTGCCGGTCGAGCAGGCGCTGGAACTCGATGCCGTCTTCGACGCGGTGGTGCCGATCCGTGTCGACGTGCCGGTCGAGGACACGATTTACCTCGAGCAGGATGTCGACATCGACACCATCGTGCAGGCCGACCTGCTGGGCGAAACCTTTGATCTGCCTTTGCGTGGAAGCTTTCCGGTGCGCGCCGAAGTGCCGGTGACCATCCTGGTGCCCATCGACCAGAACGTGCGACTACGCTTCACCGCACCGATCAAGGCGCGCATGCGGCAAAACCTTGAAGTGCCGCTGAAAACCGAAATCGTCGCCGACGTGCCGCTGAGCACGCAGATGAGCGTGCCGGTGCTGAACGACCTGCTGGTGACCGCCGAGGTCGACAAGTCGCCGCTGCTTGAGGTGAAACTGAACTATGCCGATCTGCTGATCCCGGTCGGCAAGGTCGGGTTCGGCTGGGCCGATGACGACGCACCCGATGCGACACCCACGCCGGAGCCAAACCCGTGAGCGGCGCGCGAAGGGTACGCCAGCGCGGCGTCAGCCTGTGGGCGGTGCTTGGGGTGCTGCTGCTCGCGGGTGTGGCCGGCGCGCTGATCGCGTGGTGGGTCATCAGCCGCGTCGACCTGCGCCTGATGCTGCGCGATCAGCCGGCGATGGTGGTGATTCCGCAAGACCTGACCGGCACCGCGCGGGTCAATGGCAACCTCGACCTGAAGCTTGAAGAGACGATCAAGACCCAGGTGCCGGTCGATCAGCCGGTGACCATTCCGCTGGATGACACGCTGAATATCATCGTGCACTTTGACGGCGACATTCCGCTGAAAATGAATGTGCGGCTCAACGACACCATTCCCCTGCAGCAGGTCGTGGACCTCAATACCACCGTCGAAGCCTTTTTGCCGGAATTGGGCACCACGCTGAAGATTCCACTGCGCGGCAAGGTGCCCATCGACACGATGGTCCCGGTTGATATTTCGGTGCCGGTCGATCAGACGGTGCGCCTCAAGTTCACCACGCCCGTGACCGCCCGAATACGCCAAGACCTGACCGTGCCACTGCGCACCGTGATTGATGCTGAGGTGCCCATTGATGCCAACTTCAGCGTGCCGGTGCTCAACGATTTGTCCGCCCGTATTCGCATGCCGAGCACGCCCAGCAAGGCCGTGATTGTCGAGGGCGACTTGACCTTGCCGCTGCGCTCACTGCAACTGGGGCTCGATGAAAACCGCAACGCGGAGGACGCGCCGTGAGTCGGCGCGGATTCCGCCGCTCGCCGTTGACCCGGCAAGATCAGCCCTCGCCCGAGACGCCAGTGGTGCGCGACAACGACGTGACGCTCAACAAGCCCGGCAACGACCGGCGCATGGGCTGCTTCGGCTGGTTGCTGTCGGCCGGCGTGCTGCTGGGCATGTTGGTCGCGGGCGTGTGGCTGGCGTGGTGGGTTTGGTTGCACGTGGTGATCAACATCCCCATCCAGAATCAGGAGGCGGGCATCACCCTGCCCCCCCAATTCAAGGCGACAGCCCGGGTCAGCAACATGCTCGATGTCGCCATGGACGGCGAAATCGACGCCTCAGTGCCGTTCAAGCAGACCCTGACGGTGCCGCTGCGCGGCCGCTATGACTTCGATGTCGTGATGGACGCCAAGGTGCCGGTGCAGTTCGAGGTGCTCTACGAGGGCGTGATTCCGGTCGATACCTCCGCCGACGTCACGATCCGTACCGGCATCAACTACAAGAACCTCAAATCGCTGCGCAACCTCACCATCGAAACGTCGCTGCCGCTGAAGTTTCCGTTGCCGGTGAACCTGAAGATTCCGGTGGACGATGTCATCGACCTGACCTACACCGGGCACCTGTCGGCCGACATCGATCAAGACCTGCTGGCGCCGGTCGATACCGTGCTGCGCACCCGGCTGCCCATCAACCAGACGATCCGCACGCCGGTGACGGCGGCCATCCCGCTCGACGTAAGGCTGGACCAAAAACAGGTGCGGATGATCATCACCGACCTGCAGGTGCCACTGCGGCCCAGCGTGATGCTCGGCTTCGGTGTCGCCGACGATGCCGCGCGCGACGGCCCGGTGCGGGTCGACAATCCTTACGGCCCGCTGGACCTTCAGCCACCACAGGAGGGCGGTCAATGAAAGGCTGCGTGCGCCGGCCGATGCGGTTGCGCGGCCATGGAATGAAGCGGTGTTGATATGGCAGTGTAGATTGCGGTCGTACTCGCAAGTGCGCCGTGGTGATGCGTCCGTGAGCGGCATCGCAAGCAGGCAAATAATTCGATTCTTGAGTGGAGGCGGACGGCAATGACAGACCAACCCAGCGGGCGCAAGTCTCGATCCGCCACCGGCCGCACGGCCGTGTCGACCGAGACCTTGCCGGCCCGTGTTGGCGAGTTCGCCGGGTTTCTTGGCAAGGTGGCCGAGCGGGTCGCCGCCAACGCCCGCGCCACAGGCGTTGGCGGCAAGGCGGCCGAACAGTTCCGCAAGGCTGAGCAGGGCCTGCTGCGCACCCTCAAGCAGCGCATGGAAGATGCCGGCCGCGACGAAGAAGGGCAGGCCAGCTACGTGTCGTCGGACGGCAGCGAGGTGTCACGCACCTTCGTGATTCCGCTGCTGCAATCGCCCAAGCGCATTCTTGACGAGCTGTTGCAGCGCTCGGTCGACCAGACGCGTGAACAGGCCGAAGAAGATCTGTATTCGGTGATGCTCAGCGAACTGGTGCCCGACGAGGCGCGCATCCTGGCGCTGCTGTCCAGCGGCGAGCCACAGGCACTGGTGCACATCGGCGTGGGCTCGCCCATCGGCACGCCGGGCCGGCTGGTGGCCGAGAACTTCTGCAGTGCCGGGCGCCCCGCGCAGCTCAAGTTGCAGCACTGCGTGCGGTTGTACGTGTCGCACCTGATGGCGCTCAATCTGGTCGAAGAAGGGCCCGAAGATCCGGCGCTGGAGTCGCGCTACCAGATCATGGAAGGCGAGCGCGAGTTTCGCGATGCCGTGGCCCACGCGCGGCGCCATACCCGCATGTCGGTGCGCATCATCCGGCGCACCCTGGTCATGTCAGAAATGGGTCGGCGCTTGTGGGCGACCTGTACCGAAGGACAACAGGCGGCCGAAGAGCCCGCCGGTTTCAGTGCGTCGCCACTCAGCGCGATTCGATAAGGGGAAGAACAATGCTTGCAGCAGCGTGGACCGATTTTCAACTGAACATGTGGTTGTACCTGTCGATGCCCATCACCAGCGGCGTGGTGGGCTACGTGACCAACGTCATCGCGCTGAAGATGATGTTTCACCCACTGGAGTTTTTCGGCATCAAGCCGCCGTATCTCGGCTGGCAGGGCATCGTGCCGCGCAAGGCCGGCAAGATGGCGAGCATCGCCTGCGACACCATCGTGCCGAGGCTGGTGTCGGAGCGCGAAATTTTCTCCCGGCTCGACCCGCAACGTGTTGCGGCAGAAATTGAAGGACCGATCGTGCAGTTGGTCGATCAGCTGCTCGAAGAGCTGATGACCGAGTACGAGCCGACCCTCTGGGAGACCCTGCCGCTGTCGGCGCGTGCGCTGATTGCCAAGCGGGTCAAGAACGACGCGCCTGATGTCGTCGCAGCGGTAATGGACGACTTCAAGACCCATGTCGACACCATCTTCGACCTGAAGGACATGGTGGTGACCACGTTGATGCGCGACAAGTCGCTGATCAACAAGATCTTCCTGGAAACCGGCAAGCAGGAGTTCATTTTCATCGAGCGATCGGGGTTTTATTTCGGGTTCGTCTTTGGCATTTTCCAGATGATCGGCTGGACCTTTTTCAAGGCGCAGTGGCAGCTGCCCCTGTTCGGGTTGCTGGTGGGCTACGCCACCAACGTGATCGCGCTGCAAATGATTTTCAGGCCACAGACGCCGATGCGCTTTCTCGGCACCACCATCCACGGGCTGTTCTTCAAGCGCCAGAAAGAAGTGTCACGCGACTACGCGAGGCTGATTGCCGACGAGATCATGACGCCTTCAAACATCATCGAATCGGTGCTCAAAGGCCCTTATGCCGACCGTGTCTTCAACATGATTTCGAAGCACGTCAAAAAGGTGATCGACGATCAGTCGGGCCTGGCGCGACCCTTCGTGGCATGGACCATCGGCACCCGCCGGTACATGGACATGAAGACCACGGCGGCGCATCGCATCGTGCGCCACCTGCCCGAGGCGACCCGCAAGATCGACCATTACGCCAAAGAAGCCATGTCCATCGCCGACACGCTGGCCGGTCGGCTGGAGGTGCTGCCGGCCCCCGAGTTCGAGGGCATGTTGCGCCCGGCCTTCAAGGAGGACGAGTGGATCTTGATCACCGTGGGTGCGGTGCTGGGTTTCCTCGTCGGTGTCGGCCAGTTGCTGGTGTTTTCGGTGCTGGGCAAGGCGCCCGAGCCGACGACACCCGAAGTGCAAGGCGCGCTCGACGCGCTGACGCCGGTCGCACAACTGTTGTCGCAATGGCCCTGGGCCTGAGCCGCGTAGGCTGACGCGCATGGACCCGATCATGGTGCTCTTGCTGCTGCTGTCCGCGCTGGTGGGCGGCGTGATCGGCGTCTGGCAGGCGCGGCGCAGGGTGCATGCGCGGGTGCGGGCGCACATCGAAGCGGCTGTCGATGCGCGGCTGGCCGAGCGTTTCGGCACGCGCGGCGAGACGCCCGACAAGACGCCGCCCCCCGCGGCGCGCGCCCCCGAGAAATGAGACGTCTGCCGCAGCTGATGCTGGCTTTGGCTCTGAGCCTGCTAGGGCCGTCGGTCGCCGCGCAGGCGAGCGGCGTCGAGACCCTCACCGAGTGTCTGCGCGACAACGTGCCGCCCGCGTGGGCGGCGCGTGTCGACGTGCGCGTCCGTCAGGCCGACGGAAGTCAGGAGTTGCGGCGCCTGGTGTATGCCACCCGCGAGCGCGGCCGCACGCCACAGGCTGATCACTGGGTACGCATGCTGGCGCCCGACAGCCTCGCCGGGGTGGTTCACCTGTTTCGCCAGCAGGATGACGGGTGGTCGCGGTGGAGCTACCTGCCGGCGTTGAAGCGCGTCAGCCGGGTCAACAGCCAGGGCGGCGCATCGGCGACCTTGGACGAAATTGTCGGCATCCGCGACCTCGACGGCATGTTGCGCTGGTCCGAGGGCGCCACCATTCAGCTTGCCGCGCCGCGCGAGGAAGGCGGACGCCAGGTGCGGCCGGTGAATGCGACGCGCCGCGTTGGCAGCGGCGCATCGGCAGGGTTCGAGCGGATGCGCGGCCTGATCGACGTGGAGCGCTGCGTGCTGCTCGAAGCCAAGTGGCGTGACCGCGATGATCGTGAAACGCGCAGCGCCACGGTCGAGCGCGCCAGCCTGCGGCAGTTCGGCCGCCACTGGTTGCCGCAGCGCATCGACGTTGAGCAGTCTGACGGCGTGACGGCACAGGTACGCTTGCAGCGCGCCGTGATTGCGCCCGACTTCGACGCCGACACCTTCGAATCAGAGGATTTTCACAACGTCACAGCCCGGCAGCTCGGCCTCGACTAGGGTCCCTTGGCAAGGGCGGCGCGCTGGGGCGCGCATCCACCCATCGCGAGCGGTCCATTCGGGGCGCACTCGGGTCAGCGCACCATGGCGCGTGAACCGGCAGACCGCCACTATGGGCTTTAGCCTTCCGCGCCCTCAATCTTGCCGTCCAGATACCACCACAGTCCGTGCACGCGAACGAAGCGGCTGGTTTCGGTCATCCGCTCGGCCT from the Polycyclovorans algicola TG408 genome contains:
- a CDS encoding glutathione peroxidase, whose translation is MDIKSLNRLVWLGILMALGLTSNASRAAEQADCADTPLASDLQPLLTDEPVSLCRHLGDVVLVVNTASQCGFTSQYDGLETLHQRFRKRGFTVIGVPSDQFGGQEYADDADIAKFCKVNFGVSFPMYTRSQVTGDGAIPLYRALRDETGQAPQWNFHKYLIGRDGKVLGEWPSRISPDDNRLVSAIDEALGG
- the dusB gene encoding tRNA dihydrouridine synthase DusB — protein: MQIGPYTLNGQVMLAPMAGVTDRPFRQLARHFGAALATSEMTSADPTLWQTEKSRLRRDHEGEAGPISVQIAGYCPDMLAEAARFNVDHGAQIIDINLGCPAKKVCRVDAGSALMRDPALVRAICEAVVAAVPVPVTLKMRTGYCPQQKNALALALMAEASGIQALAIHGRTRDQQYNGAAEHETVALIKSQVDIPVIANGDLDTPQRCDQVLRATGCDAVMLGRAAQGRPWIFAEINHFLATGVQVPPPDVSTLAAAFLGHLDALYAFYGEPRGVRVARKHIGWTCRSLPRGETFWQAVRTLDDAAQQRATVEDFFKQACTLAPTRMAA
- a CDS encoding DUF1302 domain-containing protein, yielding MTTLKYAVAASAMLAAQSAAALTFDLDWAPGLVLDWDNKLALGAQWRVSERNDNFIGKSNLDPDLCAPDACISLNRNNLEPHERWMAAPGASWQIGDEANLTHDQGDITSAVSRWRSHLNLKSDDGRWGVNLGWQVFYDRILDRVDLAQPNLIVEEGPAPGIATTLRVPRTAQRDNGRQFDLREANVYFRVPSFNEGEIDVRIGRQHLNWGEALFAISGTLNFVTPVNFNNFFRPTMDLDEAVDPVAMITASTALTDGLSVEAFYQLEWRPYTLPSRGSLGSFIVDLGTDPENRGALTDDSFPLPFGKTPEDPQQLQRELTPVVGLISDSAASIPRLGNAEPRSSGQYGVKLTYFTDNVLGGTEFSAFFANYHARLPTASFLAADATCAASESSATGQDAAAGIFPLGLINFLNACGRSVANPTDLISLLQSLAGDDPSLVGEGFDALPISTARVFLEYPEDIQVFGLGFNTAALGLSWTGELAFRPDHPFQVDLEDVFFTALQPVFPRDELALFPEEASALDPILSLLAPAFGLPLDQFAGATFTDRRNALPDYLTAYRGGTPGEVEPGSYIRGYEEFDYWQASVGGTFIFGTERRYVGADQMALIFEAGATYVPGLPRLDQLQLDSLATTNTHFSPGIEETRDALKLNPFQNAGNGFPTRFAWGYKVAAIWSYDNLWLDGLRLRPQVILFHDVSGITPGLGGNYQQGRKIALAGLNFNFRNTWSFSVDQFIFFGGGDGNRLRDRDFVNVAIAYQF
- a CDS encoding Abi-alpha family protein, which translates into the protein MTDQPSGRKSRSATGRTAVSTETLPARVGEFAGFLGKVAERVAANARATGVGGKAAEQFRKAEQGLLRTLKQRMEDAGRDEEGQASYVSSDGSEVSRTFVIPLLQSPKRILDELLQRSVDQTREQAEEDLYSVMLSELVPDEARILALLSSGEPQALVHIGVGSPIGTPGRLVAENFCSAGRPAQLKLQHCVRLYVSHLMALNLVEEGPEDPALESRYQIMEGEREFRDAVAHARRHTRMSVRIIRRTLVMSEMGRRLWATCTEGQQAAEEPAGFSASPLSAIR
- a CDS encoding DUF445 domain-containing protein, producing the protein MLAAAWTDFQLNMWLYLSMPITSGVVGYVTNVIALKMMFHPLEFFGIKPPYLGWQGIVPRKAGKMASIACDTIVPRLVSEREIFSRLDPQRVAAEIEGPIVQLVDQLLEELMTEYEPTLWETLPLSARALIAKRVKNDAPDVVAAVMDDFKTHVDTIFDLKDMVVTTLMRDKSLINKIFLETGKQEFIFIERSGFYFGFVFGIFQMIGWTFFKAQWQLPLFGLLVGYATNVIALQMIFRPQTPMRFLGTTIHGLFFKRQKEVSRDYARLIADEIMTPSNIIESVLKGPYADRVFNMISKHVKKVIDDQSGLARPFVAWTIGTRRYMDMKTTAAHRIVRHLPEATRKIDHYAKEAMSIADTLAGRLEVLPAPEFEGMLRPAFKEDEWILITVGAVLGFLVGVGQLLVFSVLGKAPEPTTPEVQGALDALTPVAQLLSQWPWA
- a CDS encoding outer membrane lipoprotein-sorting protein produces the protein MRRLPQLMLALALSLLGPSVAAQASGVETLTECLRDNVPPAWAARVDVRVRQADGSQELRRLVYATRERGRTPQADHWVRMLAPDSLAGVVHLFRQQDDGWSRWSYLPALKRVSRVNSQGGASATLDEIVGIRDLDGMLRWSEGATIQLAAPREEGGRQVRPVNATRRVGSGASAGFERMRGLIDVERCVLLEAKWRDRDDRETRSATVERASLRQFGRHWLPQRIDVEQSDGVTAQVRLQRAVIAPDFDADTFESEDFHNVTARQLGLD